Proteins found in one Epinephelus fuscoguttatus linkage group LG4, E.fuscoguttatus.final_Chr_v1 genomic segment:
- the LOC125887220 gene encoding semaphorin-3ab-like: protein MSTKDPKSPIIYAVFTTSSNIFKGSAVCMYSMTDIRRVFLGPYAHRDGPNYQWVPFQGRVPYPRPGTCPSKTFGGFDTTKDLPDEVVTFARSHPAMFNPVYPINNRPIIVKTDVDYQFTQIVVDKVEAEDGQYDVMFIGTDMGTILKVVSIPRGSWHDLEEVLLEEMTVFREPTAITAMELSTKQQQLYLGSDIGVSQMPLHRCEVYGKACAECCLARDPYCAWDGAECSRYFPMAKRRTRRQDIRNGDPLTQCSDLQHHDELSGQTTLLDKTVYGVENSSTFLECSPKSQRALTYWQYQRSTDDRKQEIKSEERFIRTDQGLLIRTLSKKDSGIYLCQAVEHGFMQTLLKVTLEVIDTERLEDLLHRDEEATANVPAPDLTPPQETPNQKLWYRDFLSLVNHPTLNSVDEFCEQVWKRERKHRKQKAHLVQQVQIHQHQQQQKVANPRSHMHAQGLAAKWKHLQERQKGRNRRTHELERAPRSV, encoded by the exons ATGAGCACAAAGGATCCTAAGAGCCCAATCATCTATGCAGTATTTACCACTTCCAG CAACATCTTCAAAGGCTcagctgtgtgtatgtacagCATGACAGACATCAGGAGAGTGTTCCTGGGTCCTTACGCTCATAGAGACGGACCAAACTATCAGTGGGTACCCTTCCAGGGACGTGTTCCATACCCACGGCCTGGCACA TGCCCAAGCAAGACGTTTGGAGGATTCGATACAACTAAGGACCTTCCTGATGAAGTCGTAACTTTTGCTAGAAGCCACCCGGCCATGTTCAACCCTGTATACCCCATTAACAATCGACCAATCATAGTCAAAACAGATGTGGACTACCAGTTCACCCAGATAGTGGTGGATAAAGTAGAAGCAGAAGATGGCCAGTATGACGTCATGTTCATAGGAACAG ACATGGGGACGATACTGAAAGTGGTATCCATCCCCAGAGGCTCCTGGCATGACCTGGAGGAAGTCCTACTGGAAGAAATGACTGTCTTCAGA gagCCAACAGCCATAACAGCGATGGAACTTTCGACAAAACAG CAACAACTGTACCTCGGTTCAGACATCGGTGTGTCCCAGATGCCTTTGCATCGGTGTGAGGTCTATGGGAAGGCCTGCGCTGAATGCTGCCTCGCAAGGGACCCTTACTGTGCATGGGATGGCGCCGAGTGCTCCAGATACTTTCCCATGGCTAAGAG gAGAACAAGGAGGCAAGACATCAGGAATGGAGACCCACTCACACAGTGCTCAGATCTGCAACACCATG ATGAACTAAGTGGGCAGACAACTCTCCTGGACAAAACTGTGTATGGTGTGGAGAACAGCAGCACTTTCCTTGAGTGCAGTCCCAAGTCCCAGAGAGCCCTGACGTATTGGCAGTATCAGCGCTCGACTGATGACCGCAAACAAGAG ATCAAATCAGAGGAGCGTTTCATCCGCACAGACCAGGGCCTGCTGATTCGCACACTTAGCAAGAAGGATTCTGGGATCTACCTGTGCCAGGCGGTGGAGCACGGCTTCATGCAGACACTTCTGAAGGTGACATTGGAGGTCATTGACACCGAGCGCCTGGAGGATCTGCTACACCGGGATGAAGAGGCCACAGCCAACGTCCCTGCCCCGGATCTTACCCCACCTCAAGAAACTCCCAATCAAAAGTTGTGGTACAGAGACTTCCTGTCTTTGGTCAACCACCCGACTCTGAACAGTGTGGACGAGTTCTGCGAGCAGGTATGGAAAAGGGAGAGAAAGCACAGGAAGCAGAAAGCTCACCTGGTGCAGCAAGTACAAATACACCAGcaccaacagcagcagaagGTTGCGAACCCTCGCAGCCACATGCACGCTCAAGGGCTGGCGGCCAAGTGGAAACACCTGCAAGAGAGGCAGAAGGGACGCAACCGCAGGACCCATGAACTGGAGAGGGCTCCCCGCAGTGTCTGA